In Patagioenas fasciata isolate bPatFas1 chromosome 20, bPatFas1.hap1, whole genome shotgun sequence, a genomic segment contains:
- the SPTAN1 gene encoding spectrin alpha chain, non-erythrocytic 1 isoform X2, translated as MLSSFRKVKVQKMDPSGVKVLETAEDIQERRQQVLDRYHRFKELSSLRRQKLEDSYRFQFFQRDADELEKWIQEKLQIASDENYKDPSNLQGKLQKHQAFEAEVQANSGAIVKLDETGNQMINESHFASETIRTRLQELHRLWELLLEKMREKGVKLLQAQKLVQYLRECEDVLDWINDKEAIVTSEELGQDLEHVEVLQKKFEEFQTDLAAHEERVNEVNQFAGKLIQEQHPEEELIKSKQDEVNASWQRLKGLALQRQGKLFGAAEVQRFNRDVDETISWIKEKGQLMASDDFGRDLASVQALLRKHEGLERDLAALEDKVKALCAEADRLQQSHPINASQIQVKREELIANWEQIRTSAAERHARLNDSYRLQRFLADFRDLTSWVTEMKALINADELANDVAGAEALLDRHQEHKGEIDAHEDSFKSADESGQALLAAGHYASDEVKEKLTILSDERSALLELWELRRQQYEQCMDLQLFYRDTEQVDNWMSKQEAFLLNEDLGDSLDSVEALLKKHEDFEKSLSAQEEKITALDEFATKLIQNNHYAMDDVATRRDALLSRRNALHERAMYRRAQLADSFHLQQFFRDSDELKSWVNEKMKTATDEAYKDPSNLQGKVQKHQAFEAELSANQSRIDALEKAGQKLIDVNHYASDEVAARMNEVISLWKKLLEATELKGIKLREANQQQQFNRNVEDIELWLYEVEGHLASDDYGKDLTNVQNLQKKHALLEADVAAHQDRIDGITIQARQFQDAGHFDADNIKKKQEALVARYEALKDPMVARKQKLADSLRLQQLFRDIEDEETWIREKEPIAASTNRGKDLIGVQNLLKKHQALQAEIAGHEPRIKAVTQKGNAMVEEGHFAAEDVKIKLNELNQKWDSLKAKASQRRQDLEDSLQAQQYFADANEAESWMREKEPIVGSTDYGKDEDSAEALLKKHEALMSDLSAYGSSIQALREQAQSCRQQVAPTDDETGKELVLALYDYQEKSPREVTMKKGDILTLLNSTNKDWWKVEVNDRQGFVPAAYVKKLDPAQSASRENLLEEQGSIALRQEQIDNQTLITKEVGSVSLRMKQVEELYHSLLELGEKRKGMLEKSCKKFMLFREANELQQWINEKEAALTNEEVGADLEQVEVLQKKFDDFQKDLKANESRLKDINKVANDLESEGLMADEVQAVQQQEVYGAMPRDETDSKTASPWKSARLMVHTVATFSSIKELNERWRSLQQLAEERSQLLGSAHEVQRFHRDADETKEWIEEKNQALNTDNYGHDLASVQALQRKHEGFERDLAALGDKVNSLGETAQRLIQSHPESAEDLQEKCTELNQAWNSLGKRADQRKEKLGDSHDLQRFLSDFRDLMSWINGIRGLVSSDELAKDVTGAEALLERHQEHRTEIDARAGTFQAFEQFGQQLLAHGHYASPEIKEKLDILEQERTDLEKAWVQRRMMLDQCLELQLFHRDCEQAENWMAAREAFLNTEDKGDSLDSVEALIKKHEDFDKAINVQEEKIAVLQSFADQLISADHYAKGVIATRRNEVLDRWLRLKAQMIEKRSKLGESQTLQQFSRDVDEIEAWISEKLQTASDESYKDPTNIQSKHQKHQAFEAELHANADRIRGVIDMGNSLIERGACAGSEDAVKARLAALADQWQFLVQKSAEKSQKLKEANKQQNFNTGIKDFDFWLSEVEALLASEDYGKDLASVNNLLKKHQLLEADISAHEDRLKDLNSQADSLMTSSAFDTSQVKDKRETINGRFQRIKSMAAARRAKLNESHRLHQFFRDMDDEESWIKEKKLLVSSEDYGRDLTGVQNLRKKHKRLEAELAAHEPAIQGVLDTGKKLSDDNTIGKEEIQQRLAQFVDHWKELKQLAAARGQRLEESLEYQQFVANVEEEEAWINEKMTLVASEDYGDTLAAIQGLLKKHEAFETDFTVHKDRVNDVCTNGEDLIKKNNHHVENITAKMKGLRGKVSDLEKAAAQRKAKLDENSAFLQFNWKADVVESWIGEKENSLKTDDYGRDLSSVQTLLTKQETFDAGLQAFQQEGIANITALKDQLLAAKHIQSKAIEARHASLMKRWNQLLSNSAARKKKLLEAQEHFRKVEDLFLTFAKKASAFNSWFENAEEDLTDPVRCNSLEEIKALREAHDAFRSSLSSAQADFNQLAELDRQIKSFRVASNPYTWFTMEALEETWRNLQKIIKERELELQKEQRRQEENDKLRQEFAQHANAFHQWIQETRTYLLDGIAYRRVIRVYQYEVGDDLSGRSCMVEESGTLESQLEATKRKHQEIRAMRSQLKKIEDLGAAMEEALILDNKYTEHSTVGLAQQWDQLDQLGMRMQHNLEQQIQARNTTGVTEEALKEFSMMFKHFDKDKSGRLNHQEFKSCLRSLGYDLPMVEEGEPDPEFESILDTVDPNRDGHVSLQEYMAFMISRETENVKSSEEIESAFRALSSEGKPYVTKEELYQNLTREQADYCISHMKPYMDGKGRELPSAYDYIEFTRSLFVN; from the exons GAAGCAATAGTGACCTCAGAAGAGCTTGGGCAGGACTTGGAGCATGTTGAGGTTTTGCAAAAGAAGTTTGAAGAGTTCCAGACAGACCTTGCAGCTCATGAGGAAAGAGTAAATGAAGTGAACCAGTTTGCTGGCAAACTTATACAG GAACAACACCCTGAAGAGGAACTGATAAAGTCCAAACAGGATGAAGTGAATGCAAGCTGGCAGCGTCTTAAGGGGCTTGCCCTTCAGAGGCAAGGAAAACTCTTTGGGGCAGCGGAAGTTCAGCGTTTCAACAG gGATGTGGATGAAACAATCAGCTGGATTAAGGAGAAAGGGCAGTTGATGGCCTCAGATGATTTTGGCAGAGATTTGGCAAGTGTGCAGGCTTTATTGCGTAAACATGAAGGCCTGGAAAGAGATCTTGCAGCTCTGGAAGATAAG GTCAAGGCCCTTTGTGCAGAAGCCGACCGTTTGCAGCAGTCTCACCCGATAAatgcttctcaaattcaagtgaaaCGGGAGGAGCTGATTGCCAACTGGGAACAGATCCGAACTTCCGCAGCAGAGAGGCACGCTCGCCTTAACGACTCCTACAG GCTGCAGCGCTTTCTTGCGGATTTCCGAGACCTCACCAGCTGGGTGACTGAGATGAAGGCTCTGATTAACGCAGATGAACTTGCCAATGACGTGGCTGGAGCAGAAGCCCTTCTAGACAGACATCAGGAACATAAG GGAGAAATTGATGCCCATGAAGATAGCTTCAAATCTGCTGATGAGTCTGGCCAGGCTTTGCTTGCTGCTGGGCACTACGCTTCTGATGAAGTTAAAGAAAAG TTGACCATCCTCTCGGATGAAAGGTCTGCCTTGCTAGAACTATGGGAGCTTCGCAGGCAACAGTACGAACAGTGCATGGACCTGCAGCTTTTCTACAGAGATACTGAACAAGTGGACAACTGGATGAGCAAACAAGAA GCATTTCTGCTGAATGAAGACCTTGGTGATTCTCTGGATAGTGTGGAGGCTCTTCTAAAGAAACATGAGGACTTTGAAAAATCCTTAAGTGCCCAAGAGGAGAAAATCACA GCATTAGATGAGTTTGCTACTAAGTTGATTCAGAATAACCATTATGCCATGGATGATGTTGCTACACGCAGAGATGCT CTGCTGAGCCGCAGAAATGCCCTTCATGAACGAGCTATGTACCGCCGTGCTCAGCTTGCAGATTCTTTCCATCTGCAGCAGTTTTTCCGAGACTCCGATGAGCTAAAGAGTTGGgttaatgaaaaaatgaaaactgcGACAGATGAGGCATACAAG GATCCATCAAACTTGCAAGGTAAAGTTCAGAAACATCAGGCTTTTGAAGCAGAGCTTTCCGCTAATCAGAGCCGTATTGATGCGCTGGAGAAAGCTGGCCAGAAGTTGATTGATGTCAATCACTACGCATCTGATGAAGTGGCAGCTCGCATGAATGAAGTTATCAGCTTGTGGAAGAAACTTCTGGAGGCCACTGAGCTCAAAG GTATAAAACTGCGTGAAGCCAAtcaacagcagcagtttaatCGCAATGTGGAGGACATAGAGCTGTGGCTATATGAAGTGGAGGGACACCTGGCTTCTGATGATTATGGAAAAGATCTTACTAACGTTCAGAATCTTCAGAAGAAACATGCCCTGCTAGAGGCAGATGTTGCTGCCCATCAG GATCGTATAGATGGCATTACCATCCAGGCACGCCAGTTCCAAGATGCTGGGCACTTTGATGCTGACAACATCAAGAAGAAACAAGAAGCTTTAGTAGCTCGTTATGAAGCTCTAAAGGATCCTATGGTAGCTCGCAAGCAGAAACTTGCTGATTCTCTTCGCCTGCAGCAGCTTTTCCGTGACATTGAGGATGAAGAGACATGGATTAGGGAAAAAGAACCTATTGCAGCTTCAACAAACCGAG GCAAGGACTTAATCGGTGTCCAGAATCTGCTAAAGAAGCACCAGGCTCTGCAGGCAGAAATTGCAGGCCATGAGCCCCGCATTAAAGCAGTCACACAGAAAGGAAATGCTATGGTGGAAGAGG GACACTTTGCAGCTGAGGATGTGAAAATCAAATTGAACGAGCTAAACCAAAAATGGGACTCTCTGAAAGCTAAAGCGTCACAGCGTCGACAAGACCTAGAGGATTCCCTGCAGGCTCAGCAGTACTTTGCTGATGCTAACGAGGCAGAATCCTGGATGAGGGAAAAGGAGCCCATTGTAGGCAGCACAGACTATGGAAAAGATGAAGACTCTGCTGAG GCTCTTCTGAAGAAACACGAAGCTTTGATGTCTGATCTTTCCGCTTACGGCAGTAGCATACAGGCGTTAAGGGAACAGGCCCAGTCATGCAGG CAACAAGTTGCTCCCACGGATGATGAAACTGGAAAAGAGCTTGTTCTGGCACTCTATGATTATCAAGAGAAGAGTCCCCGGGAGGTGACTATGAAAAAGGGAGATATCCTCACCTTACTCAACAGCACCAACAAG GACTGGTGGAAGGTTGAAGTTAATGATCGCCAGGGCTTTGTACCTGCTGCTTATGTGAAAAAACTGGATCCTGCCCAGTCTGCATCCCGAGAGAATCTCCTGGAAGAACAAGGCAGCATAGCACTGCGCCAGGAGCAGATTGACAACCA GACTCTCATAACTAAGGAGGTCGGCAGTGTATCTCTGCGTATGAAACAGGTCGAAGAACT GTatcactctcttcttgagctGGGAGAAAAGCGCAAAGGCATGCTAgagaaaagctgcaaaaaatTCATGCTTTTCCGTGAAGCCAACGAGCTCCAGCAGTGGATCAATGAGAAGGAGGCCGCGCTCACAAACGAGGAAGTGGGTGCTGATCTGGAGCAGGTGGAGGTGCTGCAGAAGAAGTTTGATGATTTTCAGAAG GATTTAAAAGCTAACGAGTCACGTCTGAAGGACATAAACAAGGTTGCGAATGACCTGGAGTCGGAAGGGTTGATGGCAGATGAGGTGCAAGCAGTACAGCAACAG GAAGTCTATGGCGCGATGCCCAGG GATGAAACTGACTCTAAGACGGCCTCTCCGTGGAAG TCTGCGCGTTTGATGGTTCATACAGTGGCAACCTTTAGCTCAATCAAG GAGCTCAATGAACGCTGGAGGTCCCTGCAGCAGTTGGCAGAGGAGCGGAGCCAGCTGTTGGGCAGCGCTCATGAAGTCCAGCGGTTCCACAG AGATGCTGATGAAACAAAAGAATGGATAGAGGAGAAGAATCAAGCATTAAACACAGACAACTATGGCCATGACTTGGCCAGCGTGCAGGCTCTGCAGCGCAAACATGAAGGCTTTGAGAGAGACTTGGCAGCTCTTGGAGACAAG GTGAATTCTCTTGGTGAAACTGCTCAGCGTCTGATCCAGTCACATCCAGAATCTGCTGAAGATCTCCAAGAAAAATGTACTGAGTTAAATCAGGCTTGGAATAGTCTGGGAAAACGTGCTGACCAGCGCAAAGAGAAGCTTGGAGACTCTCATGACCTGCAGCGTTTCCTCAGTGACTTCAG GGACCTTATGTCTTGGATCAATGGAATCCGGGGCCTGGTCTCCTCAGATGAACTTGCGAAGGATGTGACTGGAGCTGAAGCTTTATTGGAGAGGCATCAG GAACACCGCACTGAAATAGATGCAAGGGCTGGCACCTTCCAGGCATTTGAGCAGTTTGGACAACAGCTTCTGGCTCATGGACACTACGCCAGCCCAGAGATCAAGGAGAAACTGGACATTCTAGAGCAGGAACGGACAGACCTAGAGAAGGCCTGGGTGCAGCGCAGAATGATGCTAGACCAGTGCCTGGAACTACAG CTGTTTCATCGGGACTGTGAACAAGCTGAAAACTGGATGGCTGCACGAGAGGCGTTCCTGAACACAGAGGATAAAGGAGACTCCTTAGACAGCGTGGAGGCGCTCATCAAGAAACATGAAGATTTTGATAAGGCAATCAATGTCCAG gaagagaaaattgcCGTCTTACAGTCCTTTGCTGACCAGTTGATCTCTGCTGATCATTATGCAAAAGGTGTCATTGCTACCAGGCGCAATGAGGTTCTGGACAG GTGGCTTCGTCTGAAAGCTCAAATGATTGAAAAGAGATCGAAGCTGGGAGAATCTCAGACGCTCCAGCAGTTCAGTCGCGATGTGGATGAAATAGAAGCCTGGATCAGTGAAAAGCTCCAAACTGCAAGCGATGAGTCGTATAAGGATCCCACGAATATCCAG AGCAAACACCAGAAGCACCAGGCCTTTGAAGCGGAGCTCCACGCCAACGCAGACCGGATCCGCGGAGTCATCGACATGGGGAACTCCCTGATTGAGAGAGGAGCGTGTGCCGGCAGCGAGGATGCCGTGAAG GCACGCCTGGCTGCCCTGGCTGACCAGTGGCAATTCCTGGTGCAGAAATCAGCAGAGAAGAGTCAGAAACTGAAAGAAGCCAATAAGCAACAGAATTTCAATACTGGCATCAAGGACTTTGATTTCTGGCTTTCAGAG GTGGAGGCTTTATTGGCATCTGAAGACTATGGGAAGGACTTGGCGTCAGTTAACAACCTTCTGAAGAAACACCAGTTACTGGAGGCTGATATATCTGCTCATGAG GATCGTCTGAAGGACCTGAACAGTCAGGCTGACAGCCTGATGACCAGCAGCGCTTTCGATACTTCCCAAGTAAAAGATAAACGCGAGACCATCAATGGGCGCTTTCAGAGGATTAAGAGCATGGCAGCTGCCCGCCGTGCGAAGCTGAACGAGTCCCACCGCCTGCATCAGTTTTTCCGTGATATGGATGATGAGGAGTCTTGGATCAA AGAGAAGAAGCTGTTGGTCAGCTCAGAGGACTATGgcagagacctaactggtgtgcaGAACCTTAGGAAGAAACACAAGCGCTTAGAAGCAGAATTAGCTGCCCATGAACCTGCTATCCAG GGAGTTCTAGACACCGGTAAGAAGCTTTCAGACGATAACACGATTGGAAAGGAGGAGATACAGCAGAGACTGGCTCAGTTTGTGGATCACTGGAAGGAGTTAAAACAGTTGGCAGCTGCCAG GGGCCAGCGTCTGGAGGAGTCTCTGGAGTACCAGCAGTTCGTGGCAAATGTTGAGGAAGAAGAAGCCTGGATCAATGAGAAAATGACACTGGTGGCCAGTGAGGACTATGGGGACACCCTTGCTGCTATCCAG GGCTTGCTGAAAAAGCACGAAGCATTCGAGACTGATTTTACTGTCCACAAAGACAGAGTGAACGATGTTTGTACCAATGGAGAGGATCTCATTAAAAAG AACAATCACCATGTGGAGAACATCACTGCCAAGATGAAGGGCCTGAGAGGCAAAGTGTCTGATCTGGAGAAAGCGGCAGCTCAGAGGAAAGCCAAACTGGATGAGAACTCTGCCTTCCTCCAGTTCAACTGGAAAGCTGATGTCGTGGAGTCGTGGATCG gtgAGAAGGAGAACAGTCTGAAGACAGATGATTATGGACGTGACCTCTCATCTGTGCAGACACTGCTGACCAAACAG gAAACTTTTGATGCTGGACTTCAGGCTTTCCAGCAGGAGGGAATCGCAAACATCACTGCTCTGAAAGACCAGCTCCTTGCAGCCAAACACATCCAGTCCAAGGCCATAGAGGCTCGGCATGCGTCCTTGATGAAACGCTGGAATCAGCTGCTTTCTAATTCTGCTGCCAGGAAAAAGAAACTCTTGGAGGCTCAGGAGCATTTCAGAAAG GTTGAGGATCTGTTCCTGACTTTTGCAAAGAAGGCGTCTGCCTTCAACAGCTGGTTTGAGAACGCTGAAGAGGACCTGACGGATCCCGTGCGCTGTAACTCGCTGGAAGAAATCAAAGCACTGCGAGAAGCTCACGATGCTTTCCGTTCCTCACTGAGTTCGGCCCAGGCTGACTTCAACCAGCTGGCAGAGCTCGATCGCCAGATCAAGAGCTTCCGTGTAGCCTCCAACCCATACACTTGGTTTACTATGGAGGCTCTCGAAGAAACCTGGAGGAATCTGCAGAAAATTATCAAG GAACGTGAACTGGAGCTGCAGAAGGAACAACGAAGGCAGGAAGAAAATGACAAACTGCGCCAGGAATTTGCTCAGCATGCTAATGCTTTCCACCAGTGGATTCAGGAGACCAG GACTTACCTGCTAGATGG CATAGCGTATCGTCGTGTCATTCGTGTCTATCAGTATGAAGTTGGGGATGATCTATctggaag GTCTTGTATGGTGGAGGAATCGGGAACGCTGGAATCGCAGCTGGAAGCCACTAAA CGCAAGCACCAGGAGATCCGAGCTATGAGGAGCCAGCTGAAGAAGATCGAGGACCTCGGGGCGGCCATGGAAGAGGCGCTTATCCTGGACAACAAATACACGGAGCACAGCACCGTGGGGCTGGCGCAGCAGTGGGACCAGCTGGACCAGCTGGGGATGAGGATGCAGCACAACCTGGAGCAGCAGATTCAGGCTCG AAACACAACTGGAGTCACCGAGGAGGCCCTGAAGGAGTTCAGCATGATGTTCAA GCACTTCGACAAGGACAAGTCTGGACGACTTAATCACCAGGAGTTCAAGTCTTGCTTGCGCTCTCTGGGCTATGACCTGCCTATGGTTGAGGAAGGGGAGCCAGACCCAGAGTTTGAGTCTATTCTTGACACTGTGGATCCCAACAG GGATGGACACGTCTCGCTGCAGGAGTACATGGCGTTCATGATCAGCCGGGAAACGGAGAACGTGAAATCCAGCGAGGAGATCGAGAGCGCTTTCCGTGCGCTCAGCTCCGAGGGGAAGCCCTATGTGACCAAGGAGGAGCTCTACCAA AACCTGACCCGGGAACAAGCCGACTACTGCATCTCTCACATGAAGCCCTACATGGACGGCAAGGGCAGAGAACTGCCTTCTGCCTACGACTACATAGAATTTACACGTTCACTCTTTGTGAATTGA